One window of the Desulfomonilia bacterium genome contains the following:
- the tssF gene encoding type VI secretion system baseplate subunit TssF: MDDELLSYYEKELTFIRQLGAEFARKYPKIAGRLQLEPDKCEDPHTERLIEAFAFLSARVHKKIDDEFPEITESLLSIIYPHYINPIPSMTIVKFEPIRQNIPASGFSIEKGTTLYSKPVGGIACQFSTSYPVSAWPVEVASASLKTPRLSIRNAQQAIKIELKTFNSIPVSQLGWEGIRFFLNAQHQHVYNLYELLMNNVCHVELEAKSIQGQTVNIQLSPDEIRPAGFKEEENLLPYSSRSFPGYLLLFEYFCFPEKFLFVDVTGLGRLRDYELTDTLDIWIYLDRPVKQNLVMSAETFCLNATPAVNIFKRIAEPVRIEHRMSDYRIIPDIRRQNATEVFAVDSVVSSLSGGKVVDYRPIFSLRHLGDEEEGRKVFWNIKRLDSGKKGDSGTEVYLSFTDATLKPADPGVETVTVHVTCTNRDLPARLSFGDSQGDFDLDTAGPFSRITSLIKPTPCRRPSLGGSLQWKLISHLSLNYLSIVSGGEEALKEILKLYDFDNSPSTGQQISGITKVTSDHVTRRIGVSFIRGIETSITFDEDKFVGAGLFLFASILESFLAQYVSINSFVQLEARTVQKKEPLKKWPPRNGSRILL, translated from the coding sequence ATGGATGATGAACTTCTAAGTTACTATGAAAAAGAGCTGACATTTATCCGTCAGTTAGGTGCGGAATTTGCGCGCAAATACCCGAAAATAGCAGGCCGGCTACAGCTCGAGCCGGACAAGTGCGAAGACCCGCATACCGAGCGCCTGATCGAGGCGTTTGCGTTCCTCTCTGCCAGGGTACACAAAAAGATCGACGACGAATTCCCGGAGATAACCGAGTCTCTGCTCAGCATCATATACCCACATTATATAAACCCGATCCCGTCCATGACGATTGTAAAATTCGAGCCAATCAGACAGAACATCCCTGCCTCGGGCTTTTCTATTGAAAAGGGTACGACTCTATATTCCAAACCCGTGGGAGGGATAGCCTGCCAGTTCTCGACCTCATACCCGGTTTCCGCTTGGCCTGTCGAGGTGGCGTCCGCATCGCTCAAGACACCCAGACTCAGCATCAGAAACGCCCAGCAGGCCATAAAAATTGAACTTAAGACTTTCAACAGCATCCCGGTCTCCCAGCTCGGGTGGGAGGGCATAAGGTTTTTCCTTAATGCCCAGCATCAGCATGTATATAATCTTTATGAACTCCTCATGAACAATGTCTGCCATGTCGAACTCGAGGCGAAAAGCATACAGGGACAAACCGTCAATATCCAGCTTTCCCCTGATGAAATCAGGCCTGCGGGCTTCAAAGAGGAAGAAAACCTGCTGCCGTATTCGTCACGTTCGTTCCCCGGCTACCTGCTGCTCTTTGAATATTTCTGCTTCCCGGAGAAATTCCTCTTCGTAGATGTCACGGGTCTGGGAAGGCTCAGGGATTACGAACTTACTGACACCCTGGATATATGGATATATCTCGATAGGCCGGTAAAGCAGAACCTTGTAATGAGTGCTGAGACCTTCTGCCTTAACGCAACGCCTGCCGTGAACATATTCAAGAGGATAGCCGAGCCTGTAAGAATAGAACACAGGATGAGCGACTACCGGATCATACCTGACATCAGGCGGCAGAACGCCACCGAGGTGTTTGCCGTTGACAGCGTGGTTTCAAGCCTTTCTGGCGGCAAGGTGGTTGATTACAGGCCCATATTCTCGCTGAGGCACCTTGGAGACGAGGAAGAGGGCCGCAAGGTCTTCTGGAACATAAAGAGGCTCGATTCAGGCAAGAAGGGCGATTCCGGCACCGAGGTGTACCTGTCGTTCACAGATGCAACGCTGAAACCTGCCGACCCGGGTGTCGAGACTGTAACCGTACACGTGACATGCACGAACAGGGACCTGCCTGCAAGGCTTTCTTTCGGCGACTCTCAGGGAGACTTCGACCTCGACACGGCGGGCCCGTTCTCAAGGATAACTAGCCTCATAAAGCCTACTCCTTGCAGAAGGCCTTCACTGGGCGGAAGCCTTCAGTGGAAGCTGATCTCGCACCTCTCGCTCAACTACCTCTCGATTGTGAGCGGAGGAGAGGAGGCCCTTAAAGAGATACTCAAGCTGTATGATTTCGACAACTCGCCTTCAACGGGACAGCAGATATCGGGCATCACGAAGGTCACATCCGATCATGTCACAAGGAGGATAGGGGTGTCTTTCATCCGCGGGATCGAGACCAGCATAACCTTTGATGAGGACAAATTCGTAGGCGCCGGTTTGTTTTTGTTCGCCTCCATCCTCGAGAGTTTCCTGGCACAATACGTTTCCATAAACTCATTCGTCCAGCTAGAGGCAAGGACGGTCCAGAAAAAGGAGCCCTTGAAGAAATGGCCGCCAAGAAACGGAAGCAGAATACTTCTATAA
- a CDS encoding four helix bundle protein produces MSGEKRQFMMDKTGKEVKNYKSLLVWKKSMELVKKVYELTNTFPEIEKFGLFYQTRRSAISIPSNIAEGQARNSTKEFIRFLSVAKGSLAELDTQIILAKELNYICHEHYECVQVKIDELQRMFYNLIKKLGSI; encoded by the coding sequence GTGAGTGGTGAGAAAAGGCAGTTCATGATGGATAAGACCGGAAAAGAGGTAAAAAATTATAAGAGTCTTCTTGTCTGGAAAAAAAGTATGGAACTTGTGAAAAAGGTATATGAACTTACAAATACGTTTCCCGAAATAGAAAAATTCGGGCTTTTTTATCAAACACGCAGGTCAGCAATTTCAATTCCTTCTAACATTGCCGAAGGTCAGGCTAGGAACAGCACAAAGGAATTTATAAGATTTTTATCGGTAGCGAAAGGTTCTCTTGCAGAGCTTGACACACAGATAATTCTTGCAAAAGAGTTGAATTACATATGTCATGAACATTATGAATGCGTGCAGGTGAAAATAGACGAACTTCAAAGGATGTTTTATAACTTAATAAAAAAACTGGGGAGTATTTAA
- the tssE gene encoding type VI secretion system baseplate subunit TssE, whose protein sequence is MDENILPSILDRLIDNDPDLSQEPPQKRYLDIRQIKEQVVRDLENLLNTRRHIFDPPDGFKEVNSSLFTYGVSDFTSQNPGNISVKKAIKQDMEKVIARFEPRLKNVSVVVEGDSRINSLRFRINAMLVVEPETEPVSFDTFFDVNRGEYTVKG, encoded by the coding sequence ATGGATGAAAATATTCTTCCGTCTATACTGGACAGGCTGATAGACAATGACCCAGATCTGTCACAGGAGCCTCCGCAGAAAAGGTATCTTGATATAAGGCAGATCAAGGAGCAGGTAGTTCGCGACCTGGAAAACCTTCTCAACACAAGACGGCACATATTCGACCCCCCCGATGGTTTTAAAGAGGTCAACAGTTCACTCTTTACATACGGTGTTTCAGACTTTACATCCCAGAACCCCGGAAATATATCTGTGAAAAAAGCAATAAAACAGGACATGGAAAAGGTGATCGCCCGCTTTGAGCCGAGGCTCAAGAACGTAAGTGTTGTTGTCGAGGGCGATTCGAGGATCAATTCTCTCAGGTTCAGGATAAACGCCATGCTTGTCGTCGAACCGGAAACCGAGCCTGTCTCGTTCGATACGTTTTTTGATGTGAACCGAGGCGAATATACAGTCAAGGGATAG
- a CDS encoding GNAT family N-acetyltransferase: MSVHGNNPQEYHFRENCFITEWWNSSADNRVSIARVRVEPGVTTRFHWLEGTWERYIIIEGEGLVEIGGEKAVSVSKGDVAVIPPGVRQRITNTGEKDLIFLAVCTPRFVPENFRDCDDDADSFLGEKEIPTLVTKRLVLRPFNLSDAPELQRLAGDFAVADTTAAIPHPYPAGAAEAWINTHKDEFTGDKMLALAVTIKETGGLAGCISIHAIDKACNSGELGYWIGKDFWGRGYCTEAASAIIKYGFEEIDLNRITAKHFARNPASGKVMQKLGMKSEGYLQQAFLKWGRYEDYVIYAILRDDWVAGRLHPKGS; this comes from the coding sequence ATGTCTGTACATGGAAATAATCCCCAGGAATATCATTTCAGAGAAAACTGTTTTATCACGGAATGGTGGAACTCATCCGCCGACAATAGAGTGTCCATTGCCAGGGTAAGGGTTGAGCCCGGGGTCACGACAAGATTCCACTGGCTCGAAGGCACATGGGAACGGTACATAATCATTGAGGGAGAGGGGCTTGTCGAGATCGGCGGCGAAAAAGCGGTTTCTGTTTCAAAAGGCGATGTTGCAGTAATACCTCCCGGAGTAAGACAGAGGATAACGAACACAGGGGAGAAAGACCTTATATTCCTGGCAGTTTGCACACCACGTTTCGTGCCTGAAAATTTCCGTGATTGTGATGATGATGCGGATTCATTCCTTGGAGAAAAAGAAATTCCCACGCTTGTCACCAAAAGGCTGGTGCTGAGGCCATTTAATCTGTCCGATGCGCCGGAACTTCAAAGGCTGGCGGGTGACTTTGCAGTGGCGGACACGACAGCGGCCATACCGCACCCGTATCCCGCCGGTGCGGCAGAAGCATGGATTAATACGCATAAGGATGAATTCACCGGCGACAAAATGCTTGCACTTGCCGTTACGATAAAGGAAACCGGAGGCCTTGCGGGTTGTATTTCAATACATGCAATCGATAAGGCCTGCAATTCAGGGGAACTGGGCTACTGGATCGGGAAAGATTTCTGGGGTCGTGGCTATTGCACCGAGGCGGCATCGGCCATCATAAAATACGGGTTTGAGGAAATTGATTTGAACCGTATAACCGCCAAGCATTTTGCACGCAATCCTGCTTCAGGCAAAGTGATGCAAAAGCTGGGAATGAAGAGTGAAGGATATTTGCAGCAGGCGTTTTTGAAGTGGGGCAGGTACGAAGATTATGTCATTTATGCAATACTGAGAGATGACTGGGTTGCAGGAAGGCTGCATCCAAAAGGCTCATGA
- a CDS encoding type VI secretion system tube protein Hcp → MAFDAFLKIEGIPGESTDDKHKDWIEILSYSHGVSQPASGSVSSGGGRTAERCEHSPFTIVKALDKASPKLNLFCCNGSHIKEVKVELCRAGGDKVKYMEYKMTDVIVSSVRPGGSTSGGETLPLEEVAFSYGKMEWTYTETDHQTGKPKGNVAANWDLVTNKGS, encoded by the coding sequence ATGGCATTTGATGCTTTTTTAAAAATTGAAGGAATACCCGGTGAAAGCACGGATGACAAGCATAAGGACTGGATTGAAATACTGTCCTACAGCCATGGTGTTTCACAGCCGGCTTCAGGTTCGGTAAGCAGCGGGGGCGGCAGAACTGCGGAAAGATGTGAACACAGCCCGTTTACAATCGTCAAGGCGCTGGACAAGGCTTCACCCAAACTCAACCTTTTCTGTTGCAACGGCAGTCATATCAAGGAAGTCAAGGTTGAACTCTGCAGGGCAGGCGGAGACAAGGTCAAATATATGGAATATAAGATGACCGATGTTATCGTGAGCTCCGTCAGGCCTGGAGGCTCTACATCGGGCGGTGAGACACTGCCACTGGAAGAGGTCGCATTCAGCTACGGCAAGATGGAATGGACTTACACAGAGACAGATCATCAGACCGGAAAACCCAAAGGAAACGTTGCCGCCAACTGGGACCTTGTAACCAATAAGGGTTCGTAA
- the tssC gene encoding type VI secretion system contractile sheath large subunit, whose product MPDNQELTRKETKTVEKEELSLLDKIIDEGRMARDDVQKARAKDILSEFVSQIMEGVITVSKDTEAMINARIAQIDKLISDQLNEVMHHQDFQKLEGSWRGLFYLVNKSETGESLKLRVMNVSKSDLLKDMEKASEFDQSTLFKKIYEEEFGMFGGASYGALIGDYEFSNHPQDMALLEKVSQVAAAAHAPFISAASPNMFNLDSFTEIGVPRDLAKTFQSVEYAKWKSLRESEDSRYVALALPHVLMRLPYGKDNVPVETFDFEEDVTGTDHSKYLWGNAAYALGSRLTEAFAKYHWTAAIRGVEGGGLVQGLPVHTFKTDDGDVALKCPTEVAITDRREKELADLGFVPLVHCKGTDYAAFFSTQTVNKAKAYDTDAANANAKLSSQLQYILAVSRFAHYLKSIMRDKIGSFMTRKDAEDFLNRWISNYVLLDDNAGQDAKAKMPLREARIDVAEIPGKPGAYRAVAFLKPHFQLDELSVSLRLVAELPPPAKG is encoded by the coding sequence ATGCCTGATAATCAGGAATTGACCCGGAAAGAGACCAAAACAGTTGAAAAAGAGGAATTGAGTCTTCTCGACAAGATTATCGACGAAGGGCGAATGGCCCGCGACGATGTGCAGAAGGCAAGGGCGAAGGACATCCTTTCAGAATTTGTAAGCCAGATAATGGAAGGCGTGATCACGGTGTCGAAAGATACCGAGGCCATGATAAACGCCCGCATCGCCCAGATCGACAAGCTGATATCCGACCAGCTCAACGAGGTCATGCACCATCAGGATTTTCAGAAGCTTGAAGGATCGTGGAGAGGGCTTTTCTATCTCGTCAACAAGAGCGAGACTGGCGAGTCTTTGAAGCTTCGGGTTATGAACGTTTCAAAGAGCGACCTCCTTAAAGATATGGAAAAAGCAAGCGAATTCGACCAGTCCACACTTTTCAAAAAGATATATGAAGAGGAGTTCGGCATGTTCGGCGGCGCTTCATACGGAGCGCTGATCGGTGATTACGAGTTCAGCAATCACCCTCAGGATATGGCCCTTCTCGAAAAGGTATCGCAGGTTGCCGCGGCGGCCCATGCTCCATTTATCTCGGCCGCTTCGCCCAACATGTTCAATCTCGACAGCTTCACCGAGATCGGTGTTCCGAGAGACCTTGCGAAGACGTTCCAGAGTGTGGAGTATGCAAAATGGAAATCTCTGAGAGAATCGGAAGATTCCAGATATGTCGCCCTGGCGCTGCCGCATGTGCTTATGAGGCTGCCATACGGAAAAGACAATGTGCCGGTCGAGACGTTCGATTTCGAAGAGGATGTGACAGGAACCGACCACAGCAAATATCTGTGGGGCAATGCGGCGTATGCCCTTGGTTCGAGGCTGACCGAGGCCTTTGCCAAATACCACTGGACCGCGGCCATAAGAGGTGTCGAAGGCGGCGGACTTGTACAGGGACTGCCGGTGCATACCTTCAAAACCGATGACGGAGATGTGGCTCTCAAATGCCCGACCGAGGTGGCGATTACTGACAGGCGGGAGAAAGAGCTTGCCGATCTCGGTTTCGTTCCGCTTGTTCACTGCAAGGGTACCGACTATGCCGCATTCTTCAGCACTCAGACGGTGAACAAGGCCAAGGCATATGATACGGATGCGGCCAACGCCAATGCGAAACTTTCATCTCAACTCCAGTACATTCTGGCGGTGTCGAGGTTTGCGCACTACCTGAAATCCATTATGCGGGACAAGATCGGAAGCTTCATGACCAGAAAGGACGCAGAGGATTTCCTTAACCGCTGGATAAGCAATTATGTGCTTCTTGATGACAATGCAGGACAGGATGCAAAGGCGAAGATGCCCCTGAGAGAGGCGAGGATAGATGTGGCGGAGATTCCGGGCAAGCCCGGCGCGTACAGGGCTGTGGCTTTCCTCAAGCCTCACTTCCAGCTCGACGAGCTGTCGGTGTCCTTAAGGCTGGTTGCCGAGCTTCCGCCTCCGGCAAAAGGGTAA
- the tssB gene encoding type VI secretion system contractile sheath small subunit, with amino-acid sequence MAKKESLQHTLDRVRAPRVQITYDVEIGDSIEMKEIPFVVGVLGDFSGKPEEPLPKLKDRKFTEIDRDNFNKVLEGMKPRLAYKVDNKLSNDDSKIAVELKFKSLDDFSPERVAEQIDPLKKLIETRKKLSELLNKLDGNDNLNELLQDVISSTDALQKLSADAGMKKKE; translated from the coding sequence ATGGCGAAAAAGGAGAGTCTGCAGCATACACTCGACAGAGTCAGGGCCCCGAGGGTCCAGATTACCTATGATGTCGAGATCGGGGACTCCATCGAGATGAAGGAGATACCGTTCGTTGTGGGCGTGCTTGGGGATTTTTCAGGCAAGCCGGAAGAGCCGCTGCCGAAGTTGAAGGACAGAAAATTCACGGAAATAGACCGCGACAATTTCAACAAGGTGCTGGAAGGCATGAAACCGAGGCTCGCATACAAGGTGGACAACAAGCTTTCGAACGATGATTCCAAGATAGCGGTCGAGCTTAAATTCAAGTCTCTTGACGATTTTTCCCCGGAGCGTGTTGCCGAGCAGATCGATCCGCTCAAGAAGCTTATAGAAACCAGGAAAAAGCTATCTGAGCTATTGAACAAACTGGATGGAAATGACAATCTCAACGAGCTTCTCCAGGATGTAATTTCGTCGACCGACGCACTGCAGAAGCTTTCCGCCGATGCGGGCATGAAGAAGAAGGAATAA